A genomic region of Acipenser ruthenus chromosome 9, fAciRut3.2 maternal haplotype, whole genome shotgun sequence contains the following coding sequences:
- the acod1 gene encoding cis-aconitate decarboxylase, protein MLRKTVTESFGATIEGLKSSHLTETVVERSKRMILDTLGVGLLGTNTSVFKKILQYSKVYNARKASTVWGNSSISLLPQYAAFVNGVAVHSMDFDDTWYPATHPSGAVLPAVLALAEALPQQSKPSGMDLLLAFNVGIEVQGRLMRFSREASNIPKRFHPPAVVGTMGSAAATSKLLHMGSAQCREALAIAASYSGAPMANAATQTKPLHIGNAARRGLEASYLALLGLEGNKNILDMKSGFGAFYTDYTPDMLPGLGSYRWVLEDQDVAIKRFPAHLGMHWVADAATVLRMKLLEKNLPLAKIKKVVLKVPDARYVNRPFPASEHEARHSFQFNACTALVDGSISEESFSDLKLHRQAIRDLLEKVHIENPHDNHSNFDTMYCEVGVEIHTGETISARCNTFYGHWREPLSQYDLLKKFKANASTVLSMEAVQGIIDTVDNLEKVTDCTVLSSYLKVKEKPN, encoded by the exons ATGCTCAGAAAG actgTCACTGAAAGCTTTGGAGCAACTATTGAAGGCTTGAAGTCTTCACACCTGACTGAAACTGTTGTTGAGAGAAGCAAGAGGATGATTCTGGATACACTCGGAGTGGGACTGCTTGGCACCAACACCAGTGTATTCAAAAAAATCCTACAATACAGCAAA GTATACAATGCTCGGAAGGCCAGCACAGTTTGGGGAAATTCAAGTATCTCTCTTCTACCTCAGTATGCTGCTTTTGTCAACGGAGTTGCA GTTCACTCCATGGACTTTGATGACACATGGTATCCTGCCACTCACCCTTCCGGAGCTGTTCTGCCTGCAGTACTGGCTTTAGCAGAAGCACTACCTCAGCAAAGCAAGCCTTCCGGAATGGATCTGCTCCTGGCCTTCAATGTTGGCATTGAAGTGCAAGGACGATTAATGAGATTCTCCAGAGAAGCCAGCAACATTCCCAAAAG ATTTCACCCTCCAGCTGTGGTTGGTACCATGGGCAGTGCTGCAGCCACATCTAAACTTCTCCACATGGGGTCTGCCCAGTGTAGGGAGGCCCTGGCTATAGCTGCTTCATATTCTGGGGCTCCCATGGCAAACGCAGCAACACAGACCAAACCCCTTCACATTGGCAACGCTGCCAGGAGAGGATTGGAAGCATCTTATTTGGCTCTCTTGGGGCTTGAAGGCAATAAGAATATTCTTGACATGAAGTCTGGGTTTGGTGCTTTCTACACTGATTACACACCTGACATGCTCCCAGGCCTGGGCTCCTATAGGTGGGTACTGGAGGACCAGGATGTGGCAATCAAGCGTTTCCCAGCACACTTGGGAATGCACTGGGTGGCAGACGCAGCCACAGTCCTGAGGATGAAACTGTTGGAGAAAAATCTTCCCCTGGCCAAAATTAAAAAAGTGGTGCTGAAAGTGCCAGATGCCAGGTATGTAAATCGGCCCTTCCCTGCCTCAGAGCACGAAGCTCGGCACTCCTTTCAGTTTAACGCCTGCACAGCTCTAGTAGATGGAAGCATTTCAGAGGAGTCCTTCAGCGATCTAAAACTGCACAGGCAAGCGATCCGAGATTTGCTTGAGAAGGTTCACATAGAGAACCCACACGACAACCACTCTAATTTTGACACAATGTACTGTGAGGTAGGTGTGGAGATACACACTGGAGAGACCATCTCTGCGCGCTGCAACACATTTTATGGGCATTGGAGGGAGCCACTGAGCCAGTATGACCTGCTGAAGAAGTTTAAAGCCAACGCATCCACTGTTTTGTCAATGGAAGCAGTACAGGGTATTATAGATACAGTGGATAACTTAGAGAAGGTAACAGACTGCACAGTGTTAAGTTCATACCTCAAAGTGAAAGAGAAACCAAACTAA
- the LOC117405224 gene encoding glutamine amidotransferase-like class 1 domain-containing protein 3, mitochondrial has translation MFAPNIDQMHVVDHVKGSPTEETRNVLVESARLARGDIQDLTQLKVSDLDAVIFPGGFGVAKNLCTWAVEGKNCSVNDQVKSTLLAFQGARKPIGLCCISPVLAAKVFPGCELTVGHDTNDDGRFPDAETAGAIQELGCKHVCKKVNETHVDENNKIVTTCAFMCKAPLHEIFDGVGEMVQDVLKLA, from the exons ATGTTTGCTCCTAATATTGACCAGATGCATGTAGTTGACCATGTTAAAGGAAGCCCTACAGAGGAAACAAGAAATGTGCTGGTAGAAAGTGCCAGGCTGGCTCGAGGTGATATCCAGGATTTAACACAACTCAAAGTCAGCGACTTGGATGCTGTCATTTTCCCAG GTGGATTTGGAGTTGCAAAGAACCTTTGTACTTGGGCAGTGGAAGGAAAGAATTGTTCTGTGAATGATCAAGTAAAGTCTACACTCCTGGCCTTCCAAGGGGCTAGGAAACCCATTGGGCTGTGCTGTATCTCCCCTGTACTGGCAGCTAAAGTCTTTCCAGGCTGCGAATTAACAGTTGGGCATGATACAAATGATGATGGCAG GTTTCCAGACGCAGAGACGGCTGGTGCAATACAGGAACTTGGATGCAAACACGTGTGTAAAAAGGTTAATGAAACCCATGTTGATGAGAATAACAAAATAGTCACAACTTGTGCGTTTATGTGTAAGGCACCTCTTCATGAAATATTTGATGGGGTTGGAGAAATGGTGCAGGATGTGTTGAAGCTTGCATAA